The Haloterrigena turkmenica DSM 5511 genome includes the window CCGCTATCGACGCGGCGAGAGCGCCCTCCGTCCGCCACGCGAGGACGCCGAGCGACGCCGCCCAGAGCACCGCCGTCGCCGCGGGGCCGTGAACCGGGACGCCGGGGCCCGCGGTCGAGGCAAGCGGGAACAGCCAGTCGATGCCCTTCGACGAGAGGGAGTCGATCGCGAGGTGCGAGCCGATCCCCAGGCCGACGGCGAGTGCGACCGTCCGATCCCGGCGGAGCGCGTACGCAACGGCGACGACGGCGACCGCGAACAGCGGCGTGTGCGTGATTCCGCGGTGGACCAGCGGCCACCCCCACGCCGCGGGGAACAGAAAGTCCGCGTCCGGGAGGAGGCCGAGGGCGACGCCGAGGCGCGGATCGGCGTCGGTGACCCCTCGGACGAGGGCGTAGCCGACGACCGCGTGGGTGGCGAACGCAGAGACGAGAAACGTGATCCGAGTCGCGTCCATCGAGGGGACCTTCGGGCGGCACCGCCACATGCGTTATGGCTCAGTGACACCCGGACGAACCGTCGCGTCGATCGAAGACTACGAGAACCAACAACGCTTACATTCGGGACGGAATAGAACCCGGATATGGTACCGCTGCAACTCGAGGGGATGCCGTCCTGGCTCGAGTCGCTGTTCACGTCGGAGTTTGCGTTCGCGGTCTTGTTAGGGATCTGCATCCTCGAGGGGGCGATGATGCTGCGGTTCATGCCGAGCGAACTGGTCGTCCCGGCCGCGCTGGCGCTGATCGGGTCGTCGATCCCGGAGACGGTCGCGATCGTCGCCGTTGCGGTCGTCGGCACGACGATCGGTCAGTTCCTGCTGTTCTGTCTCGTCCGCCGCGCTGGGCGAGAGTACGTCATCCAGAAGCGGTGGTTCCCGCTCACGGAGGCCCGACTCGAGCGCTTTGACGGCTGGTTCGACCGCTGGGGCGGGATCGCCGTCGCCGGCAGTAACACGATGTTGGTCGTCAGAGGCCTGCTCACGATTCCCGCGGGACTCTCGGAGATGGACGGCCGGACGTTCGTCGCGCTGTCGGCGCTCGGCTCGCTTTCCTTCCAGTCGATTCTCGCCGCCCTCTACCTGTTCGGCGGCTATCTGCTAGCCCTGTGACGGGGGCCGGTGCCCGGTGAACGGGCGCGTCGTCGACTATGCCACACGCCAGCGGCTCAGCGCGACCGAGCGATCGGTCGATGCGCCCGCTCGAGACCACCGCCCGCTGACAGTCCGATACGTCGCGGGTTTCTGGCCAGACGAGTCGACTCGGGTGATATTCTCGTCGCGGATCTGCTATCTGCCTCGTCGGCCGACCAAGGTTCATACCGTAAGTCGTTGCAATCGGTACCATGTCGCCGTCCCTGCCGATCGAGACGGGCGGTGAGGGAAATCGGGATCGATCACTGGCGGGCGTCCCGGTCGAACTGTATCCGATCGTCCTCATCGCGACTGCGCTGCGGCTGTTCCGGCTCGAGTCCGAGAGTTACTGGGTCGACGAAGTCGTCTCGGTGACCACCGTCACGTCGAACACGCCGATCGAACTCCTGATCAGCGTGCCGGGGAACGATCCCCACCCGCCGTTCTACTACCTCCTCCTGTCCGGCTGGACGGCCCTCTTCGGCACGAGCGAACTGGCCACGCGACTGCTGTCGGCCCTCGCCGGCATCGCCACCGTGGTCGTCCTCTACGGGATCGGGCGGCGACTCTTCGACAGGGAGGTCGGAGCGATCGCCGCGGTCCTCGTCGCCGTCTCGCCGTTCCACGTCTGGTACGCACAGGAGGTCCGAATGTACAACCTGCTCGCGTTGCTGACCGCGCTCTCCGTCTACTACTTCGTGCGGATACAGACGGATCGAGCGACCGACGAGTCCGGGTTTCGAACCGAGATCGGGTACGTCGTCTCCACGGTCCTGCTCGGCTACACGCACGTCTTCGGGCTGTTCGTGATACTCGCCCAGAACGCCTACGTCTTCTCACGACCGCTCGTCCGGATCGTCCCCCGGTCGCGACTGACGCTCCGCCGCTGGTTCGAACTCGAGGCGCTCACCGCCCTGCTACTCGCGCCGTGGC containing:
- a CDS encoding metal-dependent hydrolase; translation: MDATRITFLVSAFATHAVVGYALVRGVTDADPRLGVALGLLPDADFLFPAAWGWPLVHRGITHTPLFAVAVVAVAYALRRDRTVALAVGLGIGSHLAIDSLSSKGIDWLFPLASTAGPGVPVHGPAATAVLWAASLGVLAWRTEGALAASIAGDRSAHGSDRSDPSDRQAKRRE
- a CDS encoding DedA family protein — translated: MVPLQLEGMPSWLESLFTSEFAFAVLLGICILEGAMMLRFMPSELVVPAALALIGSSIPETVAIVAVAVVGTTIGQFLLFCLVRRAGREYVIQKRWFPLTEARLERFDGWFDRWGGIAVAGSNTMLVVRGLLTIPAGLSEMDGRTFVALSALGSLSFQSILAALYLFGGYLLAL